One part of the Glycine max cultivar Williams 82 chromosome 14, Glycine_max_v4.0, whole genome shotgun sequence genome encodes these proteins:
- the LOC100775699 gene encoding putative wall-associated receptor kinase-like 16 has protein sequence MCRVLMLALALVVVIVAIAPHQTLSAPLNRTLPGCKSTCGNVEIPYPFGIGNSSTPDQRPCFLKPVFNLACNNSTLKWGTVTVLNISVPAHQVDVLQLVSWFCNSEDYWETWLTTGISRISRKENKFITVGCDSYGNLNSVYNDKTYTTGCLTRCYGNALVIDDGTCSGIGCCQVDIPPRMTNITIKAFAFTTSRRNISINNASVISNSTCSYSFVVKNGFYNFSTTHLKSFPNKTLPLVLDWTVGNKSCDDSKSRGDYACKENSYCDDKDSDYGYRCMCRDGYEGNPYLGCIDIDECKTGHHTCVSEKYCLNTNGSHKCFCPKGQSGNGTKEEGCHKKDVVTKVVIGVAAGTIILVVGTTLLYLIYQKRRLNKLREKYFQQNGGSILLQNLSTRENSSQIQIFTEEQLKKATNNFDESLIIGKGGFGTVYKGHLADNRIVAIKKSKIVDKSQNEQFANEVIVLSQINHRNVVKLLGCCLETEVPLLVYEFVNHGTLFDFIHTERNINDATWKTRVRIAAEAAGALSYLHSEASIPIIHRDVKTANILLDNTYTAKVSDFGASRFVPLDQTEIATMVQGTFGYLDPEYMRTSQLTEKSDVYSFGVVLVELLTVEKPYSFGKPEEKRSLTNHFLSCLKEGRLSDVVQVGIMNEENKKEIMEFSILAAKCLRLNGEERPSMKEVAMELEGMRLTEKHPWINTFQNPEEAHLLQKGSSSVCEPGDSSSHQYTIGYDSINDHVQIAFDDGR, from the exons ATGTGCAGGGTGCTAATGCTTGCATTAGCCCTGGTAGTAGTAATAGTAGCTATTGCACCTCATCAAACCCTTTCTGCACCACTAAACAGAACACTGCCTGGATGCAAATCCACTTGTGGAAATGTCGAAATTCCATATCCATTTGGTATAGGCAACTCATCTACACCCGATCAACGACCCTGTTTCTTGAAGCCCGTATTTAATCTTGCTTGCAATAACTCCACGTTAAAATGGGGTACGGTCACAGTTTTAAACATAAGCGTCCCAGCTCATCAAGTGGACGTATTGCAATTGGTTTCATGGTTTTGTAATAGCGAAGATTACTGGGAGACTTGGTTGACAACTGGTATATCCAGAATTTcaaggaaggaaaacaagtTCATAActgtaggttgcgacagttacGGCAATCTCAATAGCGTTTATAATGACAAAACATATACAACAGGGTGCTTAACAAGATGTTATGGCAATGCTTTGGTGATTGATGATGGAACATGCTCAGGTATAGGGTGTTGCCAGGTTGATATTCCTCCTCGAATGACTAATATCACTATAAAAGCATTTGCCTTCACAACCTCAAGGAGAAATATCAGCATAAATAATGCCTCTGTCATCTCCAATTCAACCTGCAGTTATTCCTTTGTTGTCAAAAAtggcttttataatttttctaccACTCATTTAAAAAGTTTCCCAAACAAGACGCTACCGTTGGTTCTTGATTGGACCGTGGGAAACAAAAGCTGTGACGATTCCAAAAGTAGAGGCGACTACGCGTGCAAGGAGAATAGCTATTGCGACGACAAGGACAGTGATTATGGTTACCGATGCATGTGTCGGGATGGTTATGAAGGAAATCCATATCTTGGCTGCATAG ACATTGACGAATGTAAGACAGGCCATCATACATGCGTAAGTGAAAAATATTGTCTCAACACCAATGGATCGCACAAATGTTTCTGTCCAAAGGGGCAATCCGGAAATGGAACAAAGGAAGAAGGGTGCCACAAAAAAGATGTAGTTACCAAGGTTGTCATAG GAGTCGCAGCAGGAACTATTATTTTAGTTGTGGGGACTACCTTACTGTACTTGATATACCAGAAAAGAAGACTCAACAAACTCAGAGAGAAATACTTTCAGCAGAATGGTGGTTCCATTTTGCTACAGAATCTCTCTACAAGAGAAAACTCCtcccaaattcaaattttcacagAAGAACAACTAAAGAAGGCCACCAACAACTTTGACGAGAGCTTAATCATTGGTAAAGGAGGTTTTGGTACAGTTTACAAAGGTCATCTAGCAGATAACAGAATTGTTGCTATCAAGAAGTCCAAAATAGTTGATAAGAGCCAAAATGAACAATTTGCTAACGAGGTGATTGTTCTATCCCAAATCAATCATAGGAATGTTGTCAAGCTCTTGGGATGTTGTTTAGAGACAGAAGTTCCATTACTGGTTTATGAATTTGTTAATCATGGCACCCTATTTGATTTTATACACACCGAAAGAAACATAAATGATGCAACTTGGAAAACCCGTGTAAGAATAGCAGCAGAGGCAGCTGGAGCTCTATCATATCTGCATTCAGAAGCCTCAATACCCATTATCCACAGAGATGTGAAGACTGCTAACATCCTCTTGGATAACACTTACACTGCCAAAGTGTCTGATTTTGGAGCTTCAAGATTCGTCCCTCTTGATCAAACTGAAATAGCAACAATGGTGCAAGGAACTTTTGGTTACCTGGATCCAGAGTACATGCGTACAAGCCAACTAACTGAGAAAAGTGATGTCTATAGCTTTGGGGTAGTGCTTGTAGAGCTGCTAACAGTGGAGAAACCATATTCATTTGGCAAGCCAGAAGAGAAAAGAAGTCTCACTAACCACTTTTTATCTTGCTTGAAAGAGGGTCGCCTATCTGATGTTGTTCAAGTTGGCATtatgaatgaagaaaataaaaaggagatcATGGAGTTTTCTATTCTTGCTGCAAAGTGCTTGAGACTCAATGGGGAGGAACGACCTAGCATGAAGGAAGTGGCAATGGAGTTGGAAGGGATGCGGCTAACTGAGAAGCATCCTTGGATCAATACATTTCAAAATCCAGAGGAGGCTCACTTGCTTCAAAAGGGATCATCTAGCGTCTGTGAACCTGGTGATAGCAGCAGCCATCAATATACTATTGGGTATGACAGCATTAATGATCATGTACAAATTGCTTTTGATGATGGAAGATGA